TTAAGTAATTTTGGTTTGTTCAGAAACTTAAAACAATGTAATTGGTCTGATGTAGTTCCATGTACCAATGACAGTTATGTACGAAAATTTACATGTAACATATACTTGTACTTCTAGCTAGATACAATTAAAACTTTTCTTGCATTCAATATtgaattacttttctttaaatctGACAAATGCATCgtatttcttctttctgtgttCACAGTAAGTCCTAAAACAGCAATATTAGAATATCCTacaagggccaggcgcagtggctcatgcctgtaatcccagcacttcgggaggccgaggcgggtggatcatgaggtcaggagttcgagaccagcctgaccaacatggtgaaacccccgtctctactgaaaatacaaaaattagctgggcatgttggtgtgtgcctatagtcccagctacttgggagattgaggcaggagaattagaattgcttgaacctgggaggcggaggttgcagtgaaccgagatcacaccactgcactccagcctggcaacacagcgagactccgtctcaaaaaaaaaaagaatatcctacAAGTATTTTTTTGATTGGGCTAAGGGAAGCTTGGAAATATCCAGATACAGAATAGCATTTGACAGAGATAATGCTCTGACTTACAAAgtaggtgatcaataaatatttgctatttgaatacaactttaaaatgtaaatacacaTTTTCCCTATCTTATGAAATTACCACATAAATAACTTGGGACTCTCGGACTAGATTAGGTTGGGAGTAGTTACACTAACAAGAGGATTCTTTACGTTATATATTACTCTAGTATGCTTCCttgctaaatttgttttttttttttttgagacggagttatgctcttgttaaccaggctggagtgcaatggtgtgatctcggctcactgcaacctccaactccaagATTCAattgattctactgcctcagcctcccgagtagctgggaatacaggcatgtagcaccatgctggctaattttgtatttttagtacagacagggtttcaccatgttggacaggctggtcttgaactcctgacctcaggtgatccacctgcctcggcctcccaaagtgttgggattagggtgtgagccactgtgcccggcccctaaacttgtatttttaaaacttttattaaaccttgaaaaatggaaatagcaacaGTTTGAAGAATCACTGTTAATGTCGGCATGGTAtattatttagcaaataaaatctgAGTCCAACATTATGACACAATATAAGAGAAGAGCTCTGAAAGGTCATCTCGTCCACTTTAATATTTATATCCGTAGTTTCACTTGGTtcctcatttttatgtttttttttaaattaaatacaggTTATCAAGAAAGTATAAATGAAAGGTAATTGTTTATtactggagaagagaaaaatgtatacaaGAAAGTCTAGATTCTTTCTCCACATGCACTACTTTTGGAATAAAGTTCCAAATATCAACTTTGAAGATACTTACAAGGATAAATTTTTCTTAACAAGTGACCAATTACTGTGTTGTGGACATTTTTTCATAGAATCCATATACTGTAAACTAAATATATTCTTATAGTTTACAGGAAGCTTGGAGCAATTATGTATTAACAGAGAAGATGGTATATTTTACtgcaaaatattataaaagtgaTACAATTTTGTGGCTCTTAAATGTTTAATTACTTGATTTCAACAGGACaatgaaaaaaaaccaaaaatcatcAAGACAGGCCTGGCTTTAAGATTTTTTGTATTCGATTCGTTCTACTTTCACATCATCTCCAATTAGCTGATACACATAGGTGACCACTGTAGAAGCCTGGATATCCATCAACACAAATGATGGAATAATgtttctagaagaaaaaataaataatgtcagTGTTTTGTAGCACAAAGCAGCAGCACTATAAATTTCAATTTAAGATGACTATTTGGATTCAGAGAAATCTGTTACATATCACATGAACAGTTACCAAAAGATTGCCAAAATGGCTAGATTTATTTAAATGGTCacatgtggctgggcacagtggcttacacctataatcccagcactctgggaggctgaggtgggtggatcacctgaggtcaggagttcaataccagcctggctaacatggtgaaaccccatctctactaaaaatacaagaattagctaggcgtggtggtgggtacctataatcccggctacttgggagactgaggcacaagaatcacttgaacccgggagacagaggttgcagtgagccaagattgcaacactacactccagcctaggtgacagagcaagactctgtctcaaaaaaaaaaaaaaaagtcacatttatttttatttatttatttatttatttatttatttatttatttattgagtctccttctgtcaccctggctggagtacagagcCTCAaacgtggctcactgcagtctcaacctcctaggctcaagtgatcatcccacctcagcctcctgtgtagctgggatcacaggtatgcaccaccacacccagctaatttttaaaatttttttgtagagacagggtctcaccatattgtctaggctggtctcaaactcctgggctcaagcaacccgccctggtctcccgaagtgctggtattacaggcatgagccactgtgcccagccacatttcttTTACGAAATGTCACACATGCAATTATTTTACTAAAGCCCCCAAATTCCCAAATTCTATACTACTCACGTTTCCAAGGCATTATATGCCCCAGTGGCAGAACCTGGATTAATGTAGAATTTATTTTCATGCTCAAATGCttcaaatttgtgtgtgtgtcccgAGATAAGAATGTCCACATCAAATTGCCTCTGCAACAGGGCTAAGCTGGCCATATCTCCCCATGGAATAACTTGATGTCCATGGATCAGACCAATTTTGAACTGTCCAACAGTCACAACTTTCTGTTCTGGATAATTCAGATTCTAACATAAGAAAAAGacataagaaaatatgtattttagagatactgatgtttaaaaaaatcagtttgctTAAATATTCAATCTCCTATGGATGTTTTGATGTAGtaccccacaacacacacatttatacattttttttttttttttttgagacagagtgttgctgcgttgcccaggctggagtgcagtggtaccatcttggttcactgtaacctccgcctgccaggttcaagcaattctcctgtctcagcctcccaagtagctgggattacaggcacccaccaccacgcc
The Pan troglodytes isolate AG18354 chromosome 10, NHGRI_mPanTro3-v2.0_pri, whole genome shotgun sequence genome window above contains:
- the VPS29 gene encoding vacuolar protein sorting-associated protein 29 isoform X2, translated to MAGHRLVLVLGDLHIPHRCNSLPAKFKKLLVPGKIQHILCTGNLCTKESYDYLKTLAGDVHIVRGDFDENLNYPEQKVVTVGQFKIGLIHGHQVIPWGDMASLALLQRQFDVDILISGHTHKFEAFEHENKFYINPGSATGAYNALETNIIPSFVLMDIQASTVVTYVYQLIGDDVKVERIEYKKS
- the VPS29 gene encoding vacuolar protein sorting-associated protein 29 isoform X3, with the translated sequence MLVLVLGDLHIPHRCNSLPAKFKKLLVPGKIQHILCTGNLCTKESYDYLKTLAGDVHIVRGDFDENLNYPEQKVVTVGQFKIGLIHGHQVIPWGDMASLALLQRQFDVDILISGHTHKFEAFEHENKFYINPGSATGAYNALETNIIPSFVLMDIQASTVVTYVYQLIGDDVKVERIEYKKS
- the VPS29 gene encoding vacuolar protein sorting-associated protein 29 isoform X1, with protein sequence MSRCALRGRDLALAIAGTISFHGLLRLFRAGHRLVLVLGDLHIPHRCNSLPAKFKKLLVPGKIQHILCTGNLCTKESYDYLKTLAGDVHIVRGDFDENLNYPEQKVVTVGQFKIGLIHGHQVIPWGDMASLALLQRQFDVDILISGHTHKFEAFEHENKFYINPGSATGAYNALETNIIPSFVLMDIQASTVVTYVYQLIGDDVKVERIEYKKS